From Streptomyces sp. SCSIO 75703:
GGCTGCACCCACTGGCCGTGGAGGACGCCGTCCGGGCGCACCAGCGGCCCAAGCTGGAGCGCTACGACGACTCCCTCTTCACCGTCTTCAAGACCATCCACTACCTCGACCACGACAAGCTCTCCACCAACAGCGAGGTCGTCGAGACCGGCGAGGTCATGTGCTTCACCGGACGGGACTTCGTCATCACCGTCCGCCACGGCGGCCAGGGCTCGCTGCGCGCGCTGCGCCACCGGCTCCAGGACGACCCCGAGCTGCTGGTCAAGGGCCCCTCGGCGGTGCTGCACGCCATCGCCGACCACATAGTCGACGGTTACCTGGCGGTCGCCGACGCCGTGCAGGACGACATCGACGAGGTCGAGACCGAGGTCTTCTCCCCGGACCGCCGGGGCACCCCGCGCGGCACCGACGCCGGGCGCATCTACCAACTCAAGCGGGAGGTCCTGGAGTTCAAGCGCGCGGTGGCGCCGCTGCTGCGCCCCATGCAGCTCCTGAGCGAGCGGCCCATGCTGCTCGTCGACCCGGAGATCCAGAAGTACTTCCGCGACGTCGCCGACCACGTGGCCCGGGTCCAGGAGCAGGTGATCGGCTTCGACGAGCTGCTGAACTCGATCCTCCAGGCCAACCTCGCCCAGGCGTCCGTCGCGCAGAACGAGGACATGCGCAAGATCACCTCCTGGGCCGCGATCATCGCCGTGCCGACGATGGTGTGCGGCGTGTACGGGATGAACTTCGAGCACATGCCGGAGGTCGAGTGGCGCTACGGCTACCCGCTGGTCCTCGGCATCACGGTGGGCATCTGCCTCGGCATCCACCGCATGCTCAAGCGCAACGGCTGGCTCTGACGCCCCACGGCACCGCCCGCCCGGCGTCCCCCGCCCCGCCGGTCCTCCGGCGGCCCACCGGGGCCCGAGGGCCCTGGGGTCTTCCGTTCGGATCAGGGCGGACCCCGCGAGCCCGGCCTGATCCGAACGAGAGGCCCTAGGCTGGCCCGCATGACATCCGAGCTGCTCGACCAGGCCCTCGTCGAGGAGGCCACCAGGAAGTCCGGCCTCGTCTGGGTCCGGGCCCCCGGCGCGCCCGCCCGCCCCCTGTGGCACGTCTGGCACGAGGGCGCCGCCTGCGTGGTCGGCGACGGCCCCGGCGAGCAGCCGCTGACCGGCCTGACGGACGGGGCCACTGCCGAGGTCACCGTGCGCAGCAAGGACAAGGGCGGGCGGCTGGTCACCTGGACGGCGCGGGTGGTGGAGGCGGCGCCCGGCTCCGAGGTCTGGCAGGCGGCCGTGGCCGAACTCCGGGGCAAGCGGCTGAACGCGACCGACGGCGAGGCCATGCCCGCCCGCTGGGCCCGCGAGTGCCGGGTGCTGCGCCTGGAGCCGACCGGGGAACTCACGCCGCTGCCCGACGGTTCGCTGGCCGAGCCCCCGCCGCCGAGCCCGGCGACCACCCGGGAGGCGGCCCCGGCGGCGCTGCCCCGCCTGCTGCTGAAGCGGCGCCGGCGGCGCTAGGGTCTTTCGGTGGATCACGCCGGGCTCGCGGGGCCCGGCACCGCGCCTCGCCGCGTTGTCGTCGGTTGTCAGGGCCCCGCCCTGTCGTCCTCCTCCGCCGCGCGACGCATGGCACCGGACCCCGCGGCCTGATGCGGCCTGATGCGGCCTGATGCGGCCTGATGCGAACGAAAGACCCTGGCCGGCCGTTCCCGGCCGCCCGTCAGGAGGCTGGGAGCTGCTTGCCGTAGTCGAGGGTCTCGTCCTCCGCCGGCTCCTCGACCGGCACGTCCTCGTCCCAGTCGGAGAAGCTGAGCGTGCCCGCGCTGCCCGCCCGCACCAGGCGCACCGGGTACGGCGTGCCTTCCAGGGAGACGTCCAGCGAGCCGCCCGAACCACCGTCGCCGCTGACCCGGATGGTGCGGACCCCGCCCTGCTCGTGCCGGCCGTCGGTGGCCAGCGTGCCGTGCAGCGTGAGCAGTGCCTCCAGCAGGTCGTCCTTGTCGGTGAAGCCGCTGAACTTCTGGTACGCCGGATCGCCCTGCGGCACCTTCACGTACTTGTCGGCCAGTTTGGCGGCGGCCGCCTCGTCCCCGCCGTCGTGGCTCCAGAAACCGGCGTCGGCCTTCAGGTAGAGCTGGTCGCCGACGCGCAGCAGCCCGAAGGTCGTGCCCCCGGCGGCGACCGACCCGGTGCCCCCGTCCGCCGTGAGCCGCATGTCGAGGGTGTAGGTGCTGCCGCCGGCCTCGACGGTCCCGTGCAGGCGGACCGCCCCGGCGGAGCCGGCCACGGCCAGGGCCTTGCTGTGGATGGCGGCGGCCGGCAGCTTCCCCACGCCGTTGGTGCCCGCGTCCGGGTCCTCGGCCCGGCAGCCCGTCAGCCCGGCCCCCGTCACGGCCAGGGCGCACAGCGCGCCCAGGAGAGCGGCCCTGCGGAATCGGCGCCGGGGAGTCACAGTCACGGGTGGAGCTGCCTTTCTGACGGGGCCAATCGGCGTACGGCAGCGTACCGGTGCCGTCGCGGCGCCCGACGCCGGTCCGTCCGGACCCGACTGCCAGGACAGGGCTCTTCGGGACGGGCTAGCCTGAAGGCCGTCCGAGCGGGCATGTCGGAAATGGAACACCGTACGCAACAGCCCAGACGCAAAGGAGCCGCCGCCATGGCAGCGGGCGCCCCCCGGATCTTCGTCTCCCACCTCTCCGGTGCCGCCGTCTTCGACCCCAACGGCGACCAGGTGGGGCGCGTGCGCGATCTGGTGGTCATGCTCCGTGTCGGCCAGAAGCCCCCGCGCGTGCTCGGGCTCGTCGTCGAACTCGCCACCCGGCGCCGCATCTTCCTGCCCATGACCCGGGTCACGGGCATCGACTCCGGGCAGGTCATCACCACCGGCGTGCTCAACGTGCGGCGCTTCGAGCAGCGGCCCACCGAGCGGCTGGTCTTCGGCGAGCTGCTGGACCGGCGGGTGACGCTCGTGGACACCGGCGAGGAGGTCACCGTGCTCGACCTGGCGGTGCGGCAGCAGCCCGCGCGCCGCGAGTGGCAGATCGACCGGGTCTTCGTCCGCAAGGGCCGCAAGGGCGGCGCCTTCCGCCGCAACCGGGGCGAGACGCTGACCGTCGAGTGGTCCGCGGTGACCGGCTTCTCGCTGGAGGAGCACGGGCAGGGCGCCGAGAACCTGCTCGCCACCTTCGAGCAGTTGCGCCCCGCCGACCTCGCCAACGTGCTGCACCACCTCTCCGCCAAGCGGCGGGCCGAGGTCGCCGCCGCCCTCGACGACGAGCGGCTGGCCGACGTGCTGGAGGAACTGCCGGAGGACGACCAGATCGAGGTCCTCGGCAAGCTCGAGGAGGAGCGGGCGGCGGACGTCCTGGAGGCGATGGACCCCGACGACGCCGCCGACCTGCTGGGCGAGCTGCCCGAGGAGGACAAGGAACGGCTGCTGGGCCTGATGCAGCCCTCCGACGCGGCCGACATGCGGCGCCTGATGTCCTACGAGGAGCACACGGCGGGCGGTCTGATGACGACCGAGCCCCTCGTACTGCGCCCCGACGCCACCGTCGCCGACGCGCTGGCCCGCATCCGCAACCCCGACCTGTCCCCCGCCCACGCGGCGCAGGTCTACGTGTGCCGCCCGCCGGAGGAGACGCCGACCGGCAAGTACCTGGGCACCGTCCACTTCCAGCGGCTGCTGCGCGATCCGCCGTACACGCTGGTCGGCTCGATGCTCGACGACGACCTGCAGCCGCTGGCGCCGGACGCCGCGCTGCCGGTGGTCGCCGGGTTCTTCGCCACGTACGACATGGTCGCGGCGCCCGTCGTGGACGACTCCGGCTCGCTGCTGGGCGCGATCACCGTCGACGACGTCCTGGACCACATGCTGCCGGACGACTGGCGGGAGACCGAGTACCACCTGGACGAGGGGGTGGGCCCGGATGGGTCCTGAGCGCGAGACGCCGCCGCGCGAGCGCGTGGCGTCGGGGGCGACGGCGGCCACCCGTGCGCGCTTCCGGCTGGACCAGCCCCGCCCGCCACGCCGCCGCCTGGTGCCGGAGTGGGACCCGGACGCCTTCGGCCGGCTCTCCGAGCGCATCGCGCGCTTCCTGGGCACCGGGCGGTTCATCGTCTGGATGACGGTCGTCATCATCCTGTGGGTGGTGTGGAACGTGGCCGCGCCGATCGGTCTGCGGTTCGACCAGTACCCGTTCATCTTCCTGACCCTGGCCCTGTCCCTCCAGGCGTCCTACGCGGCCCCGCTGATCCTGCTCGCGCAGAACCGGCAGGACGACCGGGACCGGGTCAACCTGGAGCAGGACCGCAAACAGAACGAGCGGTCGATCGCCGACACCGAGTACCTGACCCGGGAGATCGCCGCGCTGCGCGTCGGGCTCGGCGAGGTCGCCACCCGGGACTGGATCCGCTCCGAGTTGCAGGACGCGCTGCGCGAACTGGAGGAGCGCCGCGGGGACCGGCGCGCGGTTTCGGGGGCCGCCGCGGCGGACGGGCCGGAGCAGGGTGACCAAACCGACCGGTGACGGGCTTCCCACTCCCCGTGGTGGGCGCCGTACCATCGTCAGCATGGCTACGGAAGACGCGGTGCGCGAGGCGCTGGCGACGGTGAACGACCCCGAGATCAACCGTCCCATCACCGAGCTGGGGATGGTCAAGTCGGTGGAGATCGGCGCGGACGGAGCGGTCGCGGTCGGGGTGTACCTGACGATCTCCGGCTGCCCGATGCGGGACACGATCACCCAGCGCGTGACGGAGGCGGTCTCTCGGGTCGAGGGCGTCACGCGGGTCGACGTCGAACTCGACGTGATGAGCGACACACAACGCCGTGAGCTGGCGGAGGCCCTGCGCGGCGGACAGGCCGAGCGGGAGGTGCCCTTCGCCAAGCCCGGCAGCCTGACCCGGGTCTACGCGGTCGCCTCCGGCAAGGGCGGCGTCGGCAAGTCCTCGGTGACGGTGAACCTGGCGGCGGCGATGGCGGCGGACGGGCTGAAGGTCGGGGTCGTCGACGCCGACATCTACGGCCACTCGGTGCCCCGCATGCTCGGCGCGGACGGGCGGCCCACCCAGGTCGAGAACATGATCATGCCGCCGTCGGCGCACGGCGTGAAGGTCATCTCCATCGGCATGTTCACGCCCGGCAACGCCCCGGTGGTGTGGCGCGGGCCGATGCTGCACCGCGCGCTCCAGCAGTTCCTGGCGGACGTGTACTGGGGCGACCTGGACGTCCTCCTGCTCGACCTGCCGCCGGGCACCGGCGACATCGCGATCTCGGTGGCGCAGCTCGTGCCGAACGCCGAGATCCTGGTGGTGACCACGCCCCAGCAGGCGGCGGCCGAGGTCGCCGAGCGGGCCGGTGCCATCGCGGTGCAGACCCACCAGAAGATCGTCGGCGTGGTCGAGAACATGTCCGGCCTGCCCTGCCCGCACTGCGGCGAGATGGTCGACGTCTTCGGCACGGGCGGCGGCCAGGCGGTCGCCGAGGGCCTGACCCGCACGACCGGGGCGACGGTGCCGGTGCTCGGCTCCATCCCGATCGACGTCCGGCTGCGCGAGGGCGGCGACGAGGGCAAGCCCGTGGTGCTCTCCGACCCCGACTCCCCCGCCGGCGAGGCGCTGCGCTCGATCGCGGACAAGCTGGGCAACCGGGAGCGCGGCCTGTCGGGGCTGTCCCTGGGAATCACTCCGCGCAACAAGTTCTGACCGCCGGTACGACCAGGGGGCCGACGGTACGACCAGGGGGCGCCGTCCGTGGGACGGCGCCCCGTCGCGTAGTCCGCTCCGCCGTCTGCGGCGCGTACGCCGGGTTCCCGGGTGCGGTGCGCTCGGGGCGCGGCGGTCCCGCCCGCGAGCGGCCCCGCTCGTGGTGACCCCGCTCGTGGTGACCCTGCTCGGGCGGCGGCCCCTCGGGTGGGGGCCGCTCAGGCGTGGGCGGCGATGTCCTTGACCACGGAGAAGGCGAGCCCGTAGGCGCTCATGCCCCGGCCGTAGGCGCCCAGGTGGACGCTCTTGCCGGCCGAGCCCGCCAGCACCCAGCCGTAGGCCGACTCGCGGTAGTGGAACGTCGTCGGCACGCCGTCCACCGGCAGGGACAGGGTCGACCACTCCGCCGCGTCGAGGTCGTCGGCGAGGGACCAGGCGGTCTCCGTCTGCTGCTCCAGCCAGTCGTCGCGCAGGGTGTGGTCCATCTGGCCGGGCCACGTGAAGGAGAGCAGACCGACCCCGGCGAGCCACGCCGCCGAGGAGACGGAGGTGGCCTCCAGCAGTCCCGTGCCGTCGGCGCTGCGCCGGTCGGGGTTGGCGGCCACGGTCACCACGACCGCGAACTTCTCCTTGGCGTCCTGGTCGTCACCGGCCACGTGCTCGTTGCGCACGGACGGTTCGTCGCCGTGGCCGATCGCCCCGTGCTCCACCGTCCCGTCGGCCGCCGTGCCGACCTGCATCAGCCAGCGCCGCCCCGTGAACGCCTCGTCGAGGCCGTACCACGGGAAGGGTGCGCGCAGGTAGCCGTCGACCGTGCGCCAGGCGGAGGGGCCGTGTTGTCCGCCCTCCGCGGCCGACGCTCTCGCGGCCCGACTCGTCGTCTCCATGTGCCCGGAGCCTCCTCGCTCTCGGCGGGCCGGAAACGGCCCGCCCCCCTTCGGGCGCACTCCTCCGGTCCGCACAAACGCCTCGGGCAGCATAGCCACACCCGTACGGGCCGCCGCGAGCGCAGGCGGGCGCGTGGAGTACAGGGGCATCGCAGTCGGGTGGCGGCACCACCGGTCCGGAGTAGCAGACGCCCCGGTGTGCCCCGGGCGTGCGCCGGGGGCGCACAACGGGGGGATCCGGGTCAGGTGGCGTCCGCGTCGTAGGGCGGGTGATCGTCGCGGGCGGGGGCCGCGGGCTTCTTGGTCATGTCCACACGGCCGCCGGAAGAGGTGCCGGCCGAGGCGGCTCCGGCGGCGGGCGCGGGGTCCGCCTCGCGGCCGTGGACGGCGTCGGCGACCTCGGACATCTCCTTCTTGAGGTCGAAGCCGTTGCGGATCTCCTTGAGCCCCAGGTCCTCGTTCTCCAGCTGCTTGCGCAGGAACGTCTTGGGGTTGAGGTCCTCGAACTCGAAGTCCTTGAACTCCGGGCCCAGCTCCTGCCGGATGTCCTGCTTGGCGCTGTCGGAGAACTCCCGGATCTTCCGGATGGTGCGGGCGACGTCCTGGATGACCTTGGGCAGTTTGTCCGGACCGAAGATGAGCACGGCGAGGACAACGAGCGTGACCAGCTCAAGCGGTCCTATGTCATTGAACACCTGTAGCTCCTTGCGATGTCCGGGCCGCCACCACGGTACCCGCCGACCCCGGTCGGCCGGTACCGTCCCGGCCCGGCCGTGTCAGCCTCCGCCGGAGGAACCGAGCACGAGGGAGACCCTCGTCTCGTCGCCGTCGCGCAGCAGGGTCAGGTCCAGCCGGTCGCCGGGGCGGTGGGCGCGGATCTTGACGATGAGTTCCTCGCCGGAGTGCACCCGCTGGCCGTCGACCTCGGTGATCACGTCCCCGGACCGGATGCCGGCCGCGGCGCCGGGCCCGCCCGCCGTGACCGGGGACCCGCCGTCGCCGCCCTCTGCGGAGACGCGGGCGCCGTCGCCGGAGTAGCTCATGTCGAGGGTGATGCCGATGACCGGGTGGGTGGCGCGGCCGGTGTTGATCAGCTCCTCGGCGACGCGCTTGCCCTGGTTGATCGGGATGGCGAAGCCGAGTCCTATCGAGCCGGCGCGGCCGGCGTCCGACTCGCTGCCGCCGCCGTCGGCCGAGCGGATGGCGGAGTTGATGCCGATGGCCCGGCCCCGCGCGTCCAGGAGGGGGCCGCCGGAGTTGCCGGGGTTGATGGGGGCGTCGGTCTGGAGGGCGTCGACGTAGGAGACGTCGCTGCCGTCGCCCTTGTCGCCGCCGGCGGTGATGGGCCGCTCGCGGGCGCTGATGATGCCGGAGGTGACGGTGCCGGCCAGGTCGAAGGGGGCGCCGATGGCGACGACGGGGTCGCCGACCCGGACGTTGTCGGAGTTGCCGAGGGGCAGCGGGGTCATGCCCTTGACGCCCCGGACGCGGACCACGGCCAGGTCGTACCCGCTGTCACGGCCGACGACGGTGGCCTCGGCGGTGTCCCCGCTGTGGAAGGTGACGGTGATCTCGCCACCGGTGCCGGCCGGTTCGACGACGTGGTTGTTGGTGAGGATGTGGCCACGGTCGTCGAGGACGAAACCGGTGCCGGTGCCCGAGGCGTCGCTGCCGCGCACGTGCAGCGTGACGACGCTGGGCAGGGCGCGGGCCGCGATGCCGGCGACGCTGTCGGCGGCGCGGCCGTCCGGTTCCCGGCCCGCCTGGGGCAGTTCGACGGCGCCGATGCCGCCGTTGCGCTCCAGGTACGCGCCGACGACACCGCCGGCCACGCCGGAGGCCACCGCGATGACCAGGGCGGCGGCGGCGAGCGTGGTGCGGGCGCGCCGGCGGCGCTGGTCCCGGGTGGGGACGGCGGCGCCGGTCTGCTGGAGCGGCTCGGCGGCGACCGGGGGCGCCCAGGGGTCGTAGCGCTGCCAGGGGTCGACCGCGGGGGCCGGGGGCGGGCCGGCGGGGGCCGGGGCGGCGGGGTGGGCCCGGTGGCCGTACCGGTCCCGGTCCTCGGGGGACCGCTCCCCGGGGGCCCCGGCGCCGTGCGCCCACTCGTCGCGGGCC
This genomic window contains:
- a CDS encoding magnesium and cobalt transport protein CorA gives rise to the protein MSMIRDLRAAVRPSRVSPRKDEGFEAVPGPGTVSAVVDCAVYRDGRRVPQAGPLAPQEALRQVRRDGGFAWIGLHEPDEDEFAGIAREFGLHPLAVEDAVRAHQRPKLERYDDSLFTVFKTIHYLDHDKLSTNSEVVETGEVMCFTGRDFVITVRHGGQGSLRALRHRLQDDPELLVKGPSAVLHAIADHIVDGYLAVADAVQDDIDEVETEVFSPDRRGTPRGTDAGRIYQLKREVLEFKRAVAPLLRPMQLLSERPMLLVDPEIQKYFRDVADHVARVQEQVIGFDELLNSILQANLAQASVAQNEDMRKITSWAAIIAVPTMVCGVYGMNFEHMPEVEWRYGYPLVLGITVGICLGIHRMLKRNGWL
- a CDS encoding Mrp/NBP35 family ATP-binding protein, which encodes MATEDAVREALATVNDPEINRPITELGMVKSVEIGADGAVAVGVYLTISGCPMRDTITQRVTEAVSRVEGVTRVDVELDVMSDTQRRELAEALRGGQAEREVPFAKPGSLTRVYAVASGKGGVGKSSVTVNLAAAMAADGLKVGVVDADIYGHSVPRMLGADGRPTQVENMIMPPSAHGVKVISIGMFTPGNAPVVWRGPMLHRALQQFLADVYWGDLDVLLLDLPPGTGDIAISVAQLVPNAEILVVTTPQQAAAEVAERAGAIAVQTHQKIVGVVENMSGLPCPHCGEMVDVFGTGGGQAVAEGLTRTTGATVPVLGSIPIDVRLREGGDEGKPVVLSDPDSPAGEALRSIADKLGNRERGLSGLSLGITPRNKF
- a CDS encoding CBS domain-containing protein gives rise to the protein MAAGAPRIFVSHLSGAAVFDPNGDQVGRVRDLVVMLRVGQKPPRVLGLVVELATRRRIFLPMTRVTGIDSGQVITTGVLNVRRFEQRPTERLVFGELLDRRVTLVDTGEEVTVLDLAVRQQPARREWQIDRVFVRKGRKGGAFRRNRGETLTVEWSAVTGFSLEEHGQGAENLLATFEQLRPADLANVLHHLSAKRRAEVAAALDDERLADVLEELPEDDQIEVLGKLEEERAADVLEAMDPDDAADLLGELPEEDKERLLGLMQPSDAADMRRLMSYEEHTAGGLMTTEPLVLRPDATVADALARIRNPDLSPAHAAQVYVCRPPEETPTGKYLGTVHFQRLLRDPPYTLVGSMLDDDLQPLAPDAALPVVAGFFATYDMVAAPVVDDSGSLLGAITVDDVLDHMLPDDWRETEYHLDEGVGPDGS
- a CDS encoding trypsin-like peptidase domain-containing protein, giving the protein MTEGKPTRAKWWSRPRPSDDLPDGDYTLAGPRPAADPGTPGADEGDHGPDRPAPAPATAAGPEVPADGTPPPAPVAARPRPLHDPDPYGTPPYGEPGPWAPAPPVQHPAAHGTAAPAHGTAAPALPQAAPFAPPAPMAPTAPLPASAAPPTAPSAEPGAGPSRPACAPPTAPPAGPPPGHAPEDRARDEWAHGAGAPGERSPEDRDRYGHRAHPAAPAPAGPPPAPAVDPWQRYDPWAPPVAAEPLQQTGAAVPTRDQRRRRARTTLAAAALVIAVASGVAGGVVGAYLERNGGIGAVELPQAGREPDGRAADSVAGIAARALPSVVTLHVRGSDASGTGTGFVLDDRGHILTNNHVVEPAGTGGEITVTFHSGDTAEATVVGRDSGYDLAVVRVRGVKGMTPLPLGNSDNVRVGDPVVAIGAPFDLAGTVTSGIISARERPITAGGDKGDGSDVSYVDALQTDAPINPGNSGGPLLDARGRAIGINSAIRSADGGGSESDAGRAGSIGLGFAIPINQGKRVAEELINTGRATHPVIGITLDMSYSGDGARVSAEGGDGGSPVTAGGPGAAAGIRSGDVITEVDGQRVHSGEELIVKIRAHRPGDRLDLTLLRDGDETRVSLVLGSSGGG
- a CDS encoding sec-independent translocase; the encoded protein is MFNDIGPLELVTLVVLAVLIFGPDKLPKVIQDVARTIRKIREFSDSAKQDIRQELGPEFKDFEFEDLNPKTFLRKQLENEDLGLKEIRNGFDLKKEMSEVADAVHGREADPAPAAGAASAGTSSGGRVDMTKKPAAPARDDHPPYDADAT
- a CDS encoding DUF1003 domain-containing protein translates to MGPERETPPRERVASGATAATRARFRLDQPRPPRRRLVPEWDPDAFGRLSERIARFLGTGRFIVWMTVVIILWVVWNVAAPIGLRFDQYPFIFLTLALSLQASYAAPLILLAQNRQDDRDRVNLEQDRKQNERSIADTEYLTREIAALRVGLGEVATRDWIRSELQDALRELEERRGDRRAVSGAAAADGPEQGDQTDR